In Onychostoma macrolepis isolate SWU-2019 chromosome 04, ASM1243209v1, whole genome shotgun sequence, one DNA window encodes the following:
- the LOC131539398 gene encoding gastrula zinc finger protein XlCGF8.2DB-like has product MAFIKEESEDMRIEEVFRIKQEDTEELTKMAFIKESEDVKIEETFRVKHKDTEEQTDLMLLKEENAELNEMEEKAQYKNQHDFITGEKSFTCSQTEKTSSSRKAQKTGSNNFTCQQCGKCFSQKQGIKRHMRIHTGEKPYACQQCEKLFSREITLKRHVRIHNGEKPYTCQQCGRSFTQLGNLGVHMSVHTGDKPYKCQQCGRSFNRKGNLNSHMTVHTGESLFTCKQCGISFTQKGSLNRHMRIHTREKHFTCQQCGKAFDQRENLKVHMKIHGEKPYTCPQCGKSFHQKRHFEGHMRIHTGEQPYTCPQCGKSFSYKQHFEDHIRIHTGEKPFTCQQCGKCFNRKGTLSRHMRVHTGEKPFICGHCGKSFRYKAALKYHMSFHI; this is encoded by the exons AtggcgtttattaaagaggagagtgaagacatgAGGATTGAAGAAGTATTCAGAATCAAGCaggaagatactgaggaacTAACAAAGATGGCATTTATTAAAGAGAGTGAAGACGTGAAGATTGAAGAAACATTCAGAGTCAAACAtaaagatactgaggaacaaacag aCCTGATGTTGCTGAAAGAGGAAAATGCAGAACTGAATGAAATGGAGGAGAAAGCTCAATATAAGAATCAACACGATTTTATAACTGGAGAAAAATCTTTTACTTGCTCACAGACTGAAAAGACTTCCTCGAGTAGAAAGGCTCAAAAGACAGGAAGTAATAatttcacctgccaacagtgtggaaaatgttttagtcaaaaacaaggcattaaaagacacatgagaattcacacagGAGAGAAACCTTATGCCTGCCAACAGTGTGAAAAGCTTTTTAGTCGAGAAATAACTCTTAAAAGACATGTTAGAATTCATAATGGAGAGAAGCCATACAcatgccaacagtgtggaaggAGTTTCACTCAACTTGGAAACCTTGGAGTCCACATGAGTGTTCACACTGGAGATAAGCCTTACAAATGCCAACAGTGTGGTAGAAGTTTTAACAGGAAAGGAAACCTTAATTCCCACATGacagttcacactggagagagccTTTTCACCTGCAAACAATGTGGAATAAGTTTCACTCAAAAAGGAAGCTTAAACAgacacatgagaattcacactagAGAGAAGCATTttacctgccaacagtgtggaaaggctTTTGATCAACGTGAAAACCTTAAAGTCCATATGAAAATTCATGGAGAGAAACCCTACacatgccctcagtgtggaaagagtttccaTCAAAAACGGCACTTTGAAGGACACATGagaattcatactggagagCAACCCTACACATGCCCTCAGTGCGGAAAGAGTTTCAGTTATAAACAACACTTTGAAGACCACATAAGGATTCACACAGGAGAGAAACCTTTCACATGCCAACAATGTGGAAAATGTTTCAACCGAAAAGGAACTCTTAGCAggcacatgagagttcacactggagagaagccattTATATGCGGTcactgtggaaagagtttcagataTAAAGCAGCTCTTAAGTATCACATGAGTTTTCATATATGA
- the LOC131539432 gene encoding piggyBac transposable element-derived protein 4-like: MSLGAFEIMTRVIRFDNRDTRPDRWRDDKLAAIRKILDKWVENLPKMYNPGQEVTVDECLVPFRGRCSFKQYMPSKPARYGIKIWAACDAKTSYAYNMQTYTGKPANGQREKNLGMRVVLDMSAGLQGHTITCDNYFTSYALGQELLKRKLGMLGTVRRNKPELPSALVKIRGREKFSSVFAFTSTHTLVSYCPKKNKNVLLMSTVHKAATVSTGEDRKPDVILDYNKTKGGVDCLDQVFYKKNFCIVYSFSYDKLLAVYNL, translated from the coding sequence ATGTCTCTTGGTGCATTTGAAATCATGACAAGGGTCATCCGGTTTGACAACCGAGACACAAGACCTGACCGCTGGAGAGACGACAAACTGGCTGCCATACGAAAAATCTTGGACAAATGGGTCGAAAATCTGCCTAAAATGTACAACCCAGGCCAAGAAGTTACAGTAGATGAATGCCTGGTACCTTTCAGAGGACGCTGTAGCTTCAAGCAGTACATGCCAAGCAAACCAGCCAGATATGGCATCAAAATCTGGGCAGCCTGCGATGCTAAGACCAGTTATGCATATAATATGCAAACTTATACCGGCAAACCAGCTAATGGGCAGCGGGAAAAAAACCTGGGAATGCGCGTTGTCCTCGATATGTCCGCGGGTCTCCAAGGGCACACTATCACGTGTGACAATTATTTCACGTCGTATGCCCTTGGCCAGGAGCTCCTGAAGAGAAAACTGGGCATGCTGGGAACGGTGAGGAGGAACAAGCCTGAGCTCCCATCCGCGCTTGTGAAAATAAGGGGCAGAGAGAAATTCTCTTCAGTGTTTGCAtttaccagtacacacacacttgtgtCTTACTgtccaaagaaaaacaaaaatgtgctCTTGATGAGCACAGTTCACAAGGCAGCCACAGTCAGCACAGGGGAAGACAGGAAGCCAGATGTAATCCTGGATTACAACAAGACGAAAGGTGGAGTGGACTGCCTTGACCaggtattttacaaaaaaaatttttgcatTGTTTACTCATTTTCCTATGACAAATTGCTTGCAGTTTATAATTTGTAA